Proteins encoded within one genomic window of Vairimorpha necatrix chromosome 3, complete sequence:
- a CDS encoding integrase catalytic domain-containing protein: MENKTGMNVTEFLSKLCEQGKKPEEIITDNGREFYNEGFRELCNRLEIKHRKVSVESHRSNGRAERVIGTLRESILKT, translated from the coding sequence ATGGAGAACAAAACTGGAATGAATGTGacagaatttttaagtaagTTGTGTGAACAAGGAAAAAAGCCCGAAGAGATTATAACGGATAATGGGCgagaattttataatgagGGGTTTAGAGAGTTGTGCAACAGACTAGAAATTAAACATAGGAAAGTAAGTGTCGAATCGCACAGGAGTAATGGCAGAGCTGAGAGGGTTATAGGTACGCTGCGAGAGAGCATTCTGAAGACCTAA
- a CDS encoding integrase catalytic domain-containing protein, whose translation MENKTGMNVTEFLSKLCEQGKKPEEIITDNGREFYNEGFRELCNRLEIKHRKVSVESHRKGTFAEKVMGSIEKYNMSYYTALKCTPIEATEDKTGHVMIENSPQGKYGKLFNEGKRVAKKENLKGADKYLKGRFLESGKVIERCGNDSYIVKLVNGRYIKKRHYNLKSLLGLRIK comes from the exons ATGGAGAACAAAACTGGAATGAATGTGacagaatttttaagtaagTTGTGTGAACAAGGAAAAAAGCCCGAAGAGATTATAACGGATAATGGGCgagaattttataatgagGGGTTTAGAGAGTTGTGCAACAGACTAGAAATTAAACATAGGAAAGTAAGTGTCGAATCGCACAGGA AAGGTACATTTGCAGAGAAGGTCATGGGAAgcattgaaaaatataatatgaGTTATTACACGGCACTAAAATGTACACCAATAGAAGCGACAGAGGATAAAACTGGACATGTAATGATTGAAAATAGCCCACAGGGGAAATATGGAAAACTGTTTAACGAGGGGAAAcg AGTAGCTAAGAAGGAAAACTTGAAAGGTGCggataaatatttgaaaggTAGGTTTTTAGAGAGTGGGAAAGTTATAGAGAGATGTGGCAATGATTCTTATATAGTTAAGTTAGTAAATGGAAgatatataaagaaaaggcACTATAATCTAAAAAGTCTGCTTGGGTTAAGGATAAAGTGA
- a CDS encoding integrase catalytic domain-containing protein — protein sequence MGSIEKYNMSYYTALKCTPIEATEDKTGHVMIENSPQGKYGKLFNEGKRVAKKENLKGADKYLKGRFLESGKVIERCGNDSYIVKLVNGRYIKKRHYNLKSLLGLRIK from the exons ATGGGAAgcattgaaaaatataatatgaGTTATTACACGGCACTAAAATGTACACCAATAGAAGCGACAGAGGATAAAACTGGACATGTAATGATTGAAAATAGCCCACAGGGGAAATATGGAAAACTGTTTAACGAGGGGAAAcg AGTAGCTAAGAAGGAAAACTTGAAAGGTGCggataaatatttgaaaggTAGGTTTTTAGAGAGTGGGAAAGTTATAGAGAGATGTGGCAATGATTCTTATATAGTTAAGTTAGTAAATGGAAgatatataaagaaaaggcACTATAATCTAAAAAGTCTGCTTGGGTTAAGGATAAAGTGA